A region of Vitis riparia cultivar Riparia Gloire de Montpellier isolate 1030 chromosome 1, EGFV_Vit.rip_1.0, whole genome shotgun sequence DNA encodes the following proteins:
- the LOC117921449 gene encoding putative pentatricopeptide repeat-containing protein At5g13230, mitochondrial isoform X1 gives MNICLRQWIRLNYAMDCRNNFLIRFSRRGFSVQSAKLTQEFVGHVSPSQFNSHAYANALQDCIQKDEPSRGKGLHCEILKRGGCLDLFAWNILLNMYVKSDFLCDASKLFDEMPERNTISFVTLIQGYAESVRFLEAIELFVRLHREGHELNPFVFTTILKLLVSMDCGELGWGIHACIFKLGHESNAFVGTALIDAYSVCGRVDVAREVFDGILYKDMVSWTGMVTCFAENDCFKEALKLFSQMRMVGFKPNNFTFASVFKACLGLEAFDVGKSVHGCALKSRYELDLYVGVALLDLYTKSGDIDDARRAFEEIPKKDVIPWSFMIARYAQSDQSKEAVEMFFQMRQALVLPNQFTFASVLQACATMEGLNLGNQIHCHVIKIGLHSDVFVSNALMDVYAKCGRMENSMELFAESPHRNDVTWNTVIVGHVQLGDGEKALRLFLNMLEYQVQATEVTYSSALRACASLAALEPGLQIHSLTVKTTFDKDIVVTNALIDMYAKCGSIKDARLVFDLMNKQDEVSWNAMISGYSMHGLGREALRIFDKMQETEVKPDKLTFVGVLSACANAGLLDQGQAYFTSMIQDHGIEPCIEHYTCMVWLLGRGGHLDKAVKLIDEIPFQPSVMVWRALLGACVIHNDIELGRISAQRVLEMEPQDEATHVLLSNMYATAKRWDNVASVRKNMKRKGVKKEPGLSWIESQGTVHSFTVGDTSHPEVRVINGMLEWLHMKTKKAGYIPNYNVVLLDVEDEEKERLLWVHSERLALSFGIIRTPSGSPIRIMKNLRICVDCHAAIKCISKVVQREIVVRDINRFHHFQEGLCSCGDYW, from the coding sequence ATGAATATATGTTTGCGACAATGGATACGTCTAAATTATGCGATGGATTGtcgaaacaattttttgattcGATTTTCTCGACGTGGGTTCTCAGTCCAATCTGCAAAACTGACTCAAGAATTCGTGGGTCATGTTTCCCCTTCACAGTTCAATTCACATGCATACGCCAATGCGCTTCAAGATTGTATCCAAAAAGATGAACCCAGTAGAGGAAAGGGTCTGCATTGTGAGATTCTGAAAAGGGGTGGTTGCTTGGACTTGTTTGCTTGGAACATTCTCCTCAATATGTACGTAAAGTCAGATTTTTTGTGTGATGCGAGTAAATTGTTTGACGAAATGCCTGAAAGAAATACAATCTCATTTGTTACTTTAATTCAAGGTTATGCAGAGTCTGTTCGATTTTTGGAGGCGATTGAGTTGTTTGTTAGATTGCATAGGgagggtcatgagcttaatCCGTTTGTTTTTACCACAATTCTGAAGTTGCTTGTGAGTATGGACTGTGGGGAGTTAGGTTGGGGCATCCATGCCTGCATTTTTAAGCTTGGTCATGAGTCCAATGCATTTGTAGGGACTGCACTTATTGATGCTTATTCAGTTTGTGGACGTGTTGATGTTGCCAGAGAAGTGTTTGATGGGATTCTTTACAAGGACATGGTTTCTTGGACTGGGATGGTAACTTGTTTTGCAGAGAATGATTGTTTCAAAGAGGCTTTGAAGCTCTTTTCTCAAATGAGGATGGTCGGGTTTAAGCCAAATAACTTTACATTTGCTAGTGTGTTTAAGGCTTGTCTTGGTTTAGAGGCATTTGATGTGGGGAAGAGTGTGCATGGGTGTGCCTTAAAATCTCGCTATGAGTTGGATCTATATGTAGGTGTTGCTTTGCTTGATTTGTATACTAAGTCTGGAGACATCGATGATGCTCGGCGGGCATTTGAGGAGATTCCTAAAAAGGATGTGATCCCTTGGAGTTTTATGATTGCACGTTATGCTCAAAGTGACCAGAGCAAGGAGGCTGTGGAAATGTTTTTTCAGATGAGGCAAGCTTTAGTGCTTCCTAATCAGTTTACTTTTGCGAGTGTGCTGCAAGCATGTGCAACTATGGAGGGTTTAAATTTGGGAAATCAAATACATTGCCATGTAATCAAGATTGGCCTTCACTCTGATGTTTTTGTTTCAAATGCCTTAATGGATGTCTATGCAAAATGTGGAAGGATGGAGAACTCAATGGAACTTTTTGCGGAGTCACCACATAGGAATGATGTGACCTGGAACACGGTGATCGTTGGGCATGTGCAGTTAGGGGATGGGGAGAAGGCTTTAAGATTGTTTCTCAATATGCTTGAATACCAAGTGCAGGCAACTGAAGTAACATACTCTAGTGCTCTTCGTGCTTGTGCTAGCTTAGCAGCATTGGAGCCAGGACTTCAGATTCATTCCTTGACAGTCAAAACCACTTTTGACAAAGATATTGTAGTGACTAATGCTTTGATAGATATGTATGCCAAGTGTGGGAGCATTAAAGATGCCCGATTAGTGTTTGATTTGATGAACAAACAAGATGAAGTTTCATGGAATGCTATGATCTCAGGATACTCCATGCATGGTTTGGGTAGGGAGGCTCTAAGAATTTTTGACAAGATGCAGGAAACAGAGGTCAAACCTGACAAGTTAACTTTTGTTGGTGTACTATCAGCATGCGCCAATGCAGGACTTTTAGATCAAGGCCAAGCTTATTTTACTTCAATGATACAAGACCATGGTATTGAACCATGCATAGAGCACTATACATGCATGGTGTGGCTGTTAGGTCGAGGAGGCCATCTTGACAAGGCTGTCAAGTTGATTGACGAAATTCCATTTCAGCCTAGTGTTATGGTTTGGCGTGCTTTACTTGGAGCTTGTGTGATCCATAATGACATTGAGCTTGGGAGAATTTCTGCTCAGCGTGTGCTTGAGATGGAACCCCAAGACGAGGCTACCCACGTGTTACTGTCTAACATGTATGCCACTGCAAAGAGATGGGACAATGTTGCCTCTGTtaggaaaaacatgaaaagaaaaggagtgAAGAAGGAACCAGGCCTTAGTTGGATTGAAAGCCAGGGCACAGTTCATTCTTTCACTGTGGGGGATACTTCACACCCTGAGGTGAGAGTGATTAATGGGATGCTGGAGTGGTTGCACATGAAAACCAAGAAGGCAGGCTACATTCCAAACTATAATGTTGTTTTGCTTGATGTGGAGGATGAAGAAAAGGAACGTCTCTTGTGGGTACACAGTGAAAGATTAGCTCTTTCTTTTGGGATAATTAGGACACCATCTGGAAGCCCCATTAGGATAATGAAAAATCTACGAATATGTGTGGATTGCCATGCTGCAATCAAGTGTATATCAAAGGTTGTGCAGCGAGAAATTGTTGTCAGAGACATCAATCGATTCCATCACTTTCAAGAAGGTTTATGCTCTTGTGGTGATTATTGGTGA
- the LOC117921449 gene encoding putative pentatricopeptide repeat-containing protein At5g13230, mitochondrial isoform X2 yields MDCGELGWGIHACIFKLGHESNAFVGTALIDAYSVCGRVDVAREVFDGILYKDMVSWTGMVTCFAENDCFKEALKLFSQMRMVGFKPNNFTFASVFKACLGLEAFDVGKSVHGCALKSRYELDLYVGVALLDLYTKSGDIDDARRAFEEIPKKDVIPWSFMIARYAQSDQSKEAVEMFFQMRQALVLPNQFTFASVLQACATMEGLNLGNQIHCHVIKIGLHSDVFVSNALMDVYAKCGRMENSMELFAESPHRNDVTWNTVIVGHVQLGDGEKALRLFLNMLEYQVQATEVTYSSALRACASLAALEPGLQIHSLTVKTTFDKDIVVTNALIDMYAKCGSIKDARLVFDLMNKQDEVSWNAMISGYSMHGLGREALRIFDKMQETEVKPDKLTFVGVLSACANAGLLDQGQAYFTSMIQDHGIEPCIEHYTCMVWLLGRGGHLDKAVKLIDEIPFQPSVMVWRALLGACVIHNDIELGRISAQRVLEMEPQDEATHVLLSNMYATAKRWDNVASVRKNMKRKGVKKEPGLSWIESQGTVHSFTVGDTSHPEVRVINGMLEWLHMKTKKAGYIPNYNVVLLDVEDEEKERLLWVHSERLALSFGIIRTPSGSPIRIMKNLRICVDCHAAIKCISKVVQREIVVRDINRFHHFQEGLCSCGDYW; encoded by the coding sequence ATGGACTGTGGGGAGTTAGGTTGGGGCATCCATGCCTGCATTTTTAAGCTTGGTCATGAGTCCAATGCATTTGTAGGGACTGCACTTATTGATGCTTATTCAGTTTGTGGACGTGTTGATGTTGCCAGAGAAGTGTTTGATGGGATTCTTTACAAGGACATGGTTTCTTGGACTGGGATGGTAACTTGTTTTGCAGAGAATGATTGTTTCAAAGAGGCTTTGAAGCTCTTTTCTCAAATGAGGATGGTCGGGTTTAAGCCAAATAACTTTACATTTGCTAGTGTGTTTAAGGCTTGTCTTGGTTTAGAGGCATTTGATGTGGGGAAGAGTGTGCATGGGTGTGCCTTAAAATCTCGCTATGAGTTGGATCTATATGTAGGTGTTGCTTTGCTTGATTTGTATACTAAGTCTGGAGACATCGATGATGCTCGGCGGGCATTTGAGGAGATTCCTAAAAAGGATGTGATCCCTTGGAGTTTTATGATTGCACGTTATGCTCAAAGTGACCAGAGCAAGGAGGCTGTGGAAATGTTTTTTCAGATGAGGCAAGCTTTAGTGCTTCCTAATCAGTTTACTTTTGCGAGTGTGCTGCAAGCATGTGCAACTATGGAGGGTTTAAATTTGGGAAATCAAATACATTGCCATGTAATCAAGATTGGCCTTCACTCTGATGTTTTTGTTTCAAATGCCTTAATGGATGTCTATGCAAAATGTGGAAGGATGGAGAACTCAATGGAACTTTTTGCGGAGTCACCACATAGGAATGATGTGACCTGGAACACGGTGATCGTTGGGCATGTGCAGTTAGGGGATGGGGAGAAGGCTTTAAGATTGTTTCTCAATATGCTTGAATACCAAGTGCAGGCAACTGAAGTAACATACTCTAGTGCTCTTCGTGCTTGTGCTAGCTTAGCAGCATTGGAGCCAGGACTTCAGATTCATTCCTTGACAGTCAAAACCACTTTTGACAAAGATATTGTAGTGACTAATGCTTTGATAGATATGTATGCCAAGTGTGGGAGCATTAAAGATGCCCGATTAGTGTTTGATTTGATGAACAAACAAGATGAAGTTTCATGGAATGCTATGATCTCAGGATACTCCATGCATGGTTTGGGTAGGGAGGCTCTAAGAATTTTTGACAAGATGCAGGAAACAGAGGTCAAACCTGACAAGTTAACTTTTGTTGGTGTACTATCAGCATGCGCCAATGCAGGACTTTTAGATCAAGGCCAAGCTTATTTTACTTCAATGATACAAGACCATGGTATTGAACCATGCATAGAGCACTATACATGCATGGTGTGGCTGTTAGGTCGAGGAGGCCATCTTGACAAGGCTGTCAAGTTGATTGACGAAATTCCATTTCAGCCTAGTGTTATGGTTTGGCGTGCTTTACTTGGAGCTTGTGTGATCCATAATGACATTGAGCTTGGGAGAATTTCTGCTCAGCGTGTGCTTGAGATGGAACCCCAAGACGAGGCTACCCACGTGTTACTGTCTAACATGTATGCCACTGCAAAGAGATGGGACAATGTTGCCTCTGTtaggaaaaacatgaaaagaaaaggagtgAAGAAGGAACCAGGCCTTAGTTGGATTGAAAGCCAGGGCACAGTTCATTCTTTCACTGTGGGGGATACTTCACACCCTGAGGTGAGAGTGATTAATGGGATGCTGGAGTGGTTGCACATGAAAACCAAGAAGGCAGGCTACATTCCAAACTATAATGTTGTTTTGCTTGATGTGGAGGATGAAGAAAAGGAACGTCTCTTGTGGGTACACAGTGAAAGATTAGCTCTTTCTTTTGGGATAATTAGGACACCATCTGGAAGCCCCATTAGGATAATGAAAAATCTACGAATATGTGTGGATTGCCATGCTGCAATCAAGTGTATATCAAAGGTTGTGCAGCGAGAAATTGTTGTCAGAGACATCAATCGATTCCATCACTTTCAAGAAGGTTTATGCTCTTGTGGTGATTATTGGTGA